One Pseudomonadota bacterium genomic window, AAACCGGACAATTCTCAAAGCACTCATAACCGGCTTTCTCTACCGGGATCCGGTAAAAGGTTTTTTCATTGACCCGGATGTTCTGGTTCGCCAAGTGGATTTTTCTACCGGCAATATTGCCATCAAAGAATTCAACCAGGTAGCAACCGTCATTAAGGTTGAGGGGTCCAACAATATTCTCCAGGATACGGTAAAGCCGGGATTCAGCCTGATGGCTAAGGAGATTACGGTCAACGGCAATGTTGGCCGGGGAGCCGTGCTGAAAGGAGAAAATATCAAAATTTCCGGCATCGTCGATCCGGGTGCCAGGATAACCGGCAATCATATCTCCATTAACAAGGTGGTGGGCGCCTTCATTGAGGGCGATGATGTCCAGATCAACGCTGTGGTTGAAAATGCCACCATCATCGGCCGACAGGTAATGGTTAAAACCTGCATAACCTCAACCCTGAAAGGTTCTGAGGTTATCATTCGTGAGGCAATGCATGCCGGTACCGTCACCGCCGGCAGTTTTATTTACTGTCATGGTATTTTCAGCAACGGAAAATCGGTCCTGCGTATCGACCCGATGGCTTTGCCGGCTTACCGGCAGCAGGAAGAAGAAATAAACCTGGAAATGAAAAAGTTGTCAACCAAACTGGATCATTTCACCCCTCAAGTGACCAAAAAAGTTCATCTTCGATCTCAACTTGAAAAAGAGATCAGCCATCTTATTCAAACCATCGAACAACAGAAGAACAGAAGCTTAACTGATCAGCAAAAAGCCGCAATTATGCAGTTGATTTCCCATGGAAGAATCGATGAGCTCCGCGAACGACTACAGATCTCCATCACCGCAATTATGGCAAAACGTCTTAAAACCTACCATTTGATCTCCCAGGAAATTGCCGAACTAAAGATCAGCGAAGATGCCATTATCAAGGAGCTTTCCACTATTAAGCAGAAACTCATCGAACTTAAGCTGTCCTACAGCCAGGGACTCATAGTGGTAAACAATGCTGGTGAAGGTGATAGCCAGATTGAGTTTGCGACTTTTTCCCGGCCGCCGGCCGCCAGCAGTCAGACCACGTTTTTCAGTTTCAACCGTCAGGAACAGAAAATCCTTGCCGGGACTACCCCTTTTTCCTGGAAACCAGAAGATAGTCGACTAGCTCCCTTGAGTCCTCAGGCATTGAAGATAATTAACCAATTTTCTCCTGCCGTCAAACCATGAGCGATAATAAACGGCAAATTATCCGGGCCGCCGGCATCGTCAGCAGTGCAACCTTTGCCAGCCGGATTCTCGGTTTTGTCCGGGATATGGTTATTGCTCGTTTTCTGGGTACCAGTTTTACCGCCGATGCCTTTTTTGTCGCCTTCAGAATTCCCAACCTGCTCCGCCGGCTTTTTGGCGAGGGCTCACTGACCGCCTCTTTCATCCCGGTTTTCAGCCGTTATCTGGCGGCAGATAAAAGACAGGAAGCCCGTGACATTGCCCAGACTGCACTTACCCTGGTCTCCATCATCCTCGTCCTGGTAACCATTGCCGGGATCATTTTTTCACCATTGCTTGTTAAATTAATTGCCCCCGGATTCCAGCACAACCCCGACAAATTTCAGCTCACTGTTTTTCTCAACCGCATCATGTTCCCTTACATCCTGCTCATCGGCCTGGTGGCGTTGTCCATGGGAATCTTGAATTCCGTTGAACATTTCTTTGCCCCGGCCCTGGCGCCGGTATTGCTGAATGTCTGTATGATCACTGCCATCTGCCTGCTCAGTCAGCCCCTGGAAAACCCGCCGCTGGCCCTGGCCATTGGCGTTGTGCTGGGAGGGATTACCCAACTGGCCTTTCAGGTGCCATTTTTACACCGGGCGGGGTTTTCTCTGATTCCCAAATATCATTTCCGTCATCCGGCAATCAGGGATATCATGAAACTCATGGGACCGTCACTCGTGGGCCTGGCCATCACCCAGATCACCATCTTTGTCAATACCCTGCTGGCTTCATTTCTGGTTGATGGCAGCATTTCTTTTCTCTATTATTCCGACCGGTTGGTCCAGTTTCCCTTAGGTATTTTTGCCGTCGCTTTAGGCACGGCAATCCTGCCAACGTTAAGCAAACAGGCTCATGGCGAGCAGTGGGCTGATTTTTCGCAAACCTTTTCGCTGGCAATTCGGGGATTGTTGTTCATCACCCTGCCGGCCATGGCCGGGCTGATTGTCTTAAGCAAACCCATCATCTATGTACTTTTTCAACGGGGTCATTTCGATGCCCATTCAACCATCATGGTCTCCCAGACACTGATTGCCTACACCTGCGGATTGTGGGCCTACGCCGCCCTGCGTATTATTGTGCCGACATTTTATTCACTTCAGGATGCCGCTACACCAGTGAAAGTCGGGGGAATCGCCTTAGTAATAAATATTATTGTTGCCCTGGCATTGATGTTCCCGCTCAAGCATATCGGCCTGGCCCTGGCGACTGCCATCTCAAGTGCTGCCAATTTTCTTATTCTCCTCTTCCTTCTATTCAGGAAAAAACAGCAGCAAGTGAAAATCAGGGGAATAATGAAACCCCTGATACAGGCACTGGCGGCATCAGGAATTATGACCGCATCGTTATTAATGCTGACAAAACTTCCCTGGTTTGCCATCAGTTATAGCCATCAGTTGCTAGATGCCGGGAAATTAATCGCCTTGATTGCTGCCGGCGGAGTGATATATGCTCTCAGTTCTCTGGCCCTGGGAAGCCGGGAAATGGCCGCTATGGCCGCTCTGATCCGAAAAAAGATACGATGAAAAACTCTAGGGCAGTGAAATTTATTCTTCTCGTTATCATGACCATTATCATGGCCATGGCAATCGCAGGCCTCGAACTTTATCGCTTTGCTCATCGGCCAAGTGTCCGGAAAACCAC contains:
- a CDS encoding flagellar assembly protein A, encoding MSNSAQHIEKLDIFIHLDEINGEQYAYLSIRPNSRILNPTAAAVKSEILVKMKQVIADSRIIHGLPETQELRKHIGIYLEGYQRQGGYRDYFTIRVASPTMPQRGADSYVEELIDLELKPGKITDEKSGKIDFHDLGFSDKLVKKNSKIAVLTHATAGVDGTTIYGDQIPAEAGKEVVKLVYDRKSITAEEQPEKNRTILKALITGFLYRDPVKGFFIDPDVLVRQVDFSTGNIAIKEFNQVATVIKVEGSNNILQDTVKPGFSLMAKEITVNGNVGRGAVLKGENIKISGIVDPGARITGNHISINKVVGAFIEGDDVQINAVVENATIIGRQVMVKTCITSTLKGSEVIIREAMHAGTVTAGSFIYCHGIFSNGKSVLRIDPMALPAYRQQEEEINLEMKKLSTKLDHFTPQVTKKVHLRSQLEKEISHLIQTIEQQKNRSLTDQQKAAIMQLISHGRIDELRERLQISITAIMAKRLKTYHLISQEIAELKISEDAIIKELSTIKQKLIELKLSYSQGLIVVNNAGEGDSQIEFATFSRPPAASSQTTFFSFNRQEQKILAGTTPFSWKPEDSRLAPLSPQALKIINQFSPAVKP
- the murJ gene encoding murein biosynthesis integral membrane protein MurJ, whose translation is MSDNKRQIIRAAGIVSSATFASRILGFVRDMVIARFLGTSFTADAFFVAFRIPNLLRRLFGEGSLTASFIPVFSRYLAADKRQEARDIAQTALTLVSIILVLVTIAGIIFSPLLVKLIAPGFQHNPDKFQLTVFLNRIMFPYILLIGLVALSMGILNSVEHFFAPALAPVLLNVCMITAICLLSQPLENPPLALAIGVVLGGITQLAFQVPFLHRAGFSLIPKYHFRHPAIRDIMKLMGPSLVGLAITQITIFVNTLLASFLVDGSISFLYYSDRLVQFPLGIFAVALGTAILPTLSKQAHGEQWADFSQTFSLAIRGLLFITLPAMAGLIVLSKPIIYVLFQRGHFDAHSTIMVSQTLIAYTCGLWAYAALRIIVPTFYSLQDAATPVKVGGIALVINIIVALALMFPLKHIGLALATAISSAANFLILLFLLFRKKQQQVKIRGIMKPLIQALAASGIMTASLLMLTKLPWFAISYSHQLLDAGKLIALIAAGGVIYALSSLALGSREMAAMAALIRKKIR